The following proteins come from a genomic window of bacterium:
- a CDS encoding ABC transporter permease — protein MNIILTIAQGVYQRVIKSRILYVIVVFCLFAIAYSTLYSAVTAGEETKLMKDIGLAGIAVAAMLISIMVGSTAIPTEMESRTIQTLISKPVRKHEFILGQFLGAVYVALLSIAIMAVGFITILAIKTHALNLVMFKPLILICFEAIILVAVSVLFSTFCSSMVSSILAIVVYIAGHLSYQIPFLVEKAGNVVTKFAGLVLYYALPNFQYFNVKAPVAHGIYVPWGLIFGVILYGAVYTAVMLLVSLAIFKNKDFA, from the coding sequence ATGAACATTATCTTAACGATTGCACAAGGTGTATATCAAAGGGTGATAAAGAGTAGAATTCTCTATGTAATAGTCGTTTTTTGTTTGTTTGCTATAGCGTATTCCACATTATATAGTGCAGTCACAGCAGGTGAAGAGACAAAGCTTATGAAAGATATTGGACTGGCGGGTATTGCTGTAGCAGCAATGCTGATATCAATTATGGTAGGTTCTACAGCTATTCCAACGGAGATGGAATCAAGAACGATTCAAACATTAATATCAAAACCTGTAAGAAAACACGAATTTATCCTTGGACAATTCCTGGGAGCAGTATACGTTGCATTACTTTCAATAGCTATAATGGCTGTAGGGTTTATAACAATCCTAGCTATAAAAACTCACGCCTTAAATTTAGTTATGTTTAAGCCATTAATACTTATCTGTTTTGAAGCCATAATTCTGGTAGCAGTGTCTGTGCTTTTTTCTACTTTTTGTTCATCCATGGTAAGTTCCATATTAGCTATAGTGGTTTATATAGCTGGGCATCTGTCATATCAGATACCATTTCTAGTAGAAAAAGCGGGTAACGTAGTAACTAAATTCGCAGGCCTAGTTCTTTACTACGCATTACCGAACTTTCAGTACTTCAATGTAAAGGCTCCAGTCGCTCATGGAATTTATGTTCCATGGGGATTGATCTTTGGTGTTATTCTGTATGGAGCTGTATATACTGCGGTAATGTTGCTGGTTTCACTCGCAATATTTAAGAATAAAGATTTTGCATAA
- a CDS encoding PKD domain-containing protein — translation MNLKAGIHKIDYYHTQFSGVTTAVAGWKKPKDKYFELIPAQVFLSPIHTKVTNFEKYDNSIAADFTWEQISNYQIDKNIYSCLQFYNLSGDQKLGGLCIWDFGDGTTSKKTNPLHVYLQPGEYKVKLKIMADKVILKDAREIRGQIKSISPALEIEIPNGTCLFPAKEVRSIEKDISDTTSQNIRTVDVFFNKDEDYKNRSRKYTKIISEYLNKCDSPKTLMASINFFLQVGEDSLTAKACNLFIEQFSSLDPIQIAKVYIILGDFYKNKKKIPNKLLKHIKKFYTFLMRKMLFYLQSGK, via the coding sequence ATCAATCTTAAGGCGGGCATACACAAGATAGATTACTACCATACTCAATTCAGCGGTGTTACCACTGCTGTAGCAGGATGGAAGAAACCCAAAGATAAATACTTTGAACTTATACCTGCACAAGTGTTTTTATCACCCATTCATACTAAAGTAACAAATTTTGAGAAGTATGATAATTCTATAGCGGCTGACTTTACATGGGAGCAAATAAGCAATTATCAAATAGATAAAAATATTTACTCATGCTTACAATTTTATAATCTATCAGGAGATCAAAAACTTGGAGGTCTCTGCATCTGGGACTTTGGAGACGGGACAACAAGTAAAAAGACAAATCCTCTACATGTCTACCTTCAACCTGGAGAATATAAAGTTAAACTAAAAATAATGGCAGATAAAGTAATTCTTAAAGATGCTAGAGAAATCAGAGGACAAATTAAAAGCATCTCTCCTGCTCTTGAAATTGAAATCCCAAATGGAACATGTTTATTCCCAGCTAAAGAGGTTCGGTCAATAGAAAAAGACATATCAGACACTACCAGCCAAAATATAAGAACCGTGGATGTGTTTTTTAATAAGGACGAAGACTATAAAAACCGCTCTAGAAAATATACTAAGATTATCTCAGAATATTTAAATAAATGCGATTCTCCAAAAACACTCATGGCAAGCATAAACTTCTTTTTGCAAGTTGGAGAGGATTCCCTTACTGCTAAGGCATGTAACTTGTTTATAGAACAGTTTAGCAGCTTGGATCCAATTCAAATTGCCAAAGTGTATATAATCTTGGGTGACTTTTACAAAAACAAAAAAAAAATCCCAAACAAGCTTTTGAAACATATAAAAAAGTTTTACACATTTCTAATGAGAAAAATGCTGTTTTACTTGCAAAGCGGAAAATGA
- a CDS encoding ABC transporter ATP-binding protein, with protein sequence MNIRLKDVSKVLKGRNGVEKVLLDKVNLEINEGEIACIMGPSESGKTYLLKVLAGLKPFDSGDIFIDNIHVDHLPKDKWPICTVYEDYFSYKKWRKRKFSLPYFLAIRKWRKNTIPERIKTVTNLMCINKMELLDKMPHKLSKGEQQKLDISRYLITKHHAYLFDNPLAALDTRTKLEVQRQLRQIIKTLNVPSAYVSYMLDEAKALSDKIIIMNEGKIEQTGKYAEVISHPANHFVSDFIGCLF encoded by the coding sequence ATGAATATAAGACTAAAGGATGTCTCAAAAGTATTAAAAGGGAGAAACGGAGTTGAGAAAGTTCTCCTTGATAAGGTTAATCTTGAAATTAATGAAGGAGAAATTGCATGTATTATGGGTCCTTCAGAGTCAGGAAAAACGTACCTATTAAAAGTACTCGCTGGTTTAAAACCCTTTGATAGTGGAGACATATTTATTGATAACATTCACGTGGATCATCTTCCTAAAGATAAATGGCCTATTTGCACAGTATATGAGGATTATTTTTCCTATAAAAAGTGGAGAAAACGTAAATTCTCACTCCCTTATTTTCTAGCCATTAGGAAATGGAGAAAAAACACAATACCTGAGAGGATAAAAACTGTTACAAATCTTATGTGTATTAATAAAATGGAACTATTAGACAAAATGCCGCATAAACTATCTAAAGGCGAGCAACAGAAGTTAGATATTTCAAGATATTTGATAACAAAACATCATGCCTATTTATTTGACAACCCTCTTGCCGCGCTTGATACAAGGACAAAACTTGAAGTACAACGGCAGTTAAGACAGATTATAAAGACTCTGAATGTTCCAAGTGCGTATGTCAGTTATATGCTGGATGAAGCCAAGGCTCTGAGTGATAAGATTATCATAATGAATGAAGGCAAAATCGAACAGACAGGAAAATACGCCGAAGTCATTTCACATCCTGCCAATCACTTTGTATCTGATTTTATTGGATGTCTTTTCTGA
- a CDS encoding NTP transferase domain-containing protein: protein MVNNNKEIQKKISEYSDNIDYSKNIVSIILAAGHGKRLKTESQKVLHKVWGIPSIKRIAESAKQGLACKNQIIVVGHKAIEVIDTIGKIKNTVFVYQNEQKGTGHAVKIALDALKNKFEGSVFIFPGDMCLMDSDTIRRFAKYFEFLNSDMMLATGIYTGPPELNYYGRILRVPDDSQNYRIIDLIEYKDILKLTNSQKHEIEYKNRKYSFSKEKLLQNSEFNSGMYAFRINELIKHINKIGTANVKKERYLTDMVKIYNRSGLSVDGFKIENKDLIIAFNNKTVLKYMESILRKKYYEQLKNLITIQDEEKFFIHEQVIKDIIKQDKKYGPLDISIGEDAYISSGVKLNRGVVIGKHTVIDGNIVLGENSWIDKNVYISTYSDQTLKIGENSRILQGDIIKGNTAIGKNVRIESSVNITGSDEFPTRINDNCLIKGTSYIFGSIIEKDNWIEHSVLIKQRVCRTIRKDGSIQKVKYILPLPQGIDSLESLDKD, encoded by the coding sequence ATGGTTAATAATAATAAAGAAATACAAAAAAAAATATCAGAATATTCGGATAACATTGATTATTCAAAGAACATTGTTTCAATAATTCTTGCAGCTGGTCATGGGAAAAGGCTTAAAACAGAATCGCAGAAAGTATTACATAAAGTATGGGGAATCCCTTCTATAAAAAGGATAGCAGAATCTGCTAAGCAAGGTCTTGCATGTAAAAATCAGATCATTGTTGTTGGGCATAAGGCTATTGAAGTAATTGATACAATAGGCAAGATCAAAAATACAGTTTTTGTTTATCAGAATGAACAAAAAGGAACAGGCCATGCTGTTAAAATAGCTCTTGATGCATTGAAAAATAAGTTTGAAGGCAGCGTGTTTATATTCCCCGGAGATATGTGTCTTATGGACTCGGACACAATCAGAAGATTCGCCAAATACTTTGAGTTCCTGAACTCAGATATGATGCTTGCTACTGGCATCTATACTGGACCTCCCGAGTTAAATTATTATGGCAGAATACTAAGAGTTCCTGACGATTCGCAAAATTATAGGATAATAGACCTTATCGAATACAAAGATATACTTAAACTTACAAATAGCCAGAAGCATGAGATTGAATATAAAAACAGGAAATATTCTTTTTCAAAAGAGAAACTTCTCCAGAACAGCGAATTCAACTCAGGAATGTATGCTTTCAGAATAAATGAACTCATTAAACATATTAATAAGATAGGGACAGCTAATGTAAAAAAAGAGAGATATCTCACTGATATGGTAAAAATTTATAACAGATCAGGGCTTTCCGTAGACGGTTTTAAAATAGAGAATAAAGATTTAATCATTGCTTTCAACAACAAAACTGTTCTTAAATATATGGAATCAATTCTAAGGAAAAAATATTACGAGCAATTAAAGAACCTAATAACTATTCAGGACGAAGAAAAATTTTTCATACATGAACAGGTAATAAAAGATATTATTAAACAGGATAAAAAATATGGGCCTTTGGATATTTCAATAGGAGAAGATGCTTATATTTCGAGTGGTGTTAAGTTAAACAGGGGAGTTGTTATAGGTAAGCACACTGTAATTGATGGAAATATTGTGCTTGGAGAAAACTCATGGATTGATAAAAATGTCTACATTTCAACATATTCAGATCAAACACTAAAAATTGGAGAAAACTCCCGAATCCTGCAGGGAGATATTATTAAAGGGAATACTGCTATTGGGAAAAATGTTAGGATTGAATCCAGTGTCAATATAACAGGCAGTGACGAATTTCCTACACGTATTAATGATAATTGTCTGATCAAAGGAACTAGTTATATCTTTGGGTCAATAATAGAAAAAGACAACTGGATCGAACATTCTGTTCTTATAAAGCAGCGCGTATGCAGAACAATAAGAAAAGATGGTAGCATACAAAAAGTAAAATATATTCTTCCTCTCCCTCAGGGAATTGATTCTCTCGAATCACTAGATAAGGATTAG